From Aptenodytes patagonicus chromosome 1, bAptPat1.pri.cur, whole genome shotgun sequence, one genomic window encodes:
- the C1H3orf85 gene encoding uncharacterized protein C3orf85 homolog — MSLKMFQILVSSLLFTASISGVLGAPFLTEESANQFIRLKRQIPYSQNYWDPSSSQNAWGYTVAEQVSESWTALRDTAQYYMDLGSFAFDPSIASDKIRSYTDMLQQSGTHLQQQTRMSY; from the exons ATGtctctgaaaatgtttcaaattctGGTGTCTTCTCTGCTGTTTACAG CTTCAATTTCAGGTGTTCTTGGAGCACCTTTTCTGACAGAAGAATCAGCAAATCAATTCATACGACTTAAACGACAGATACCATATTCTCAGAACTACTGGGACCCAAGCAGCAGCCAGAATGCATGGGGATACACTGTGGCTGAACAG GTTAGTGAATCATGGACAGCTTTGAGAGACACAGCACAATACTACATGGACTTGGGTTCTTTTGCCTTTGATCCTTCGATTGCCAG CGACAAGATCAGATCTTACACGGACATGCTACAGCAGTCTGGGACTCACCTCCAGCAACAGACAAGGATGAGCTATTAA